GAAGAGATGACAAAAGAGATAATTGAGAGCTCATCCGTATTAGTTTATTATAAACACGACCTCAACAAGAAATTAATAGAGAAAAAGAGCAATTCACTGGTGACAAAAGCGCATTGATCAATGGGCACTAACGAGAAAAGGATGCTGGCACACCCCACATTCAATGGTCTCAGAACCTGAGCTTGGAACTTGAACCTGCAAAATAATCTTGAATTCAGCCAATTTATAATAACACTTAACGGTAAGCTTGCAATCATGAAATGGTGCTCTGCATGGATTACAGACCTGCAAATGAACTGTGCATGTAGGACAGGCAACTTCCTTCATCCGCCTACCAGAGCCATCAGACATGGAGCCTATCAAAATGAAACCGTTTAAGAAAGGTCAACATAACTTTCGATGTCCCCATTTATTAAATGTGAAAAACAACTGATCCAACCCCCGTCTTCTCACATTATTCAAGCAACACCCTGAGCTCAATACATTTATGCGCTCTTCCATTTTATGTTACTAATACGATAATATACATGCTATGCAAGTAACTCATTTCACAGTATCATACAACACTCAAGGTACAAGTAGTTACCTGATGATGCTCTGCGACTTCTCCCCATCTCTTCCTGTCATAAGAGATCACAATGGGACAattcaaataagtaatttaGCCAGATTGacacaaattaatttatgatcaacattaaaaatcatataGTTCCAAAACGATGTATACCTGAAGCTTCTTAGCAAGATCCTCGTGGCTCTGCAATACAGTAGGTTTACTTGATATTTCCTTAGCATTATTCAGCCTCTGAGTCACTTCAGCCTACAGCAGAAGGACAAGTACTAAGACTGATAGGAATATTACATATGACAATTCCTTTccaaagaaaagtaaaaagaaagtCATTCTTTCATAATTCAGCAAACAACTATGAAAAATACGTTCATGCTTTCCAGGTATTCAACCTTCCCTTGAACAGCCTAATCAAGTTCAGTTGCCTCAACCACTTACCAGATGCCTCTAACCACttcaaataaaagcttttaAAGGGGAAGAGAATAATAGTTCAAGGTTAAACCACAGGACAACAGATATCCTTAATGACTCTTCCATTGGTCAGTTGCCCGAAGAGAGGCTTTAAAGTAAAGGACACACTAGAAATACAAGGACTCTACATGTTCAACCTAGACGGTGTACGATCTGTATAATAGGTCCTTGTCATCCTGGACTCTTACCACAAACCAATGCCTAACACTCGTATGCTAAATTCTGAAAACTATAAACATGAGAAATAACCACAGAAACTATTTTGTTAGGAAAGGTGAGAAACAGATTGATAAGCATACCATGCATCGGTCGCAAACCCTAACTTGTGGAGCATTCTCATCAGCAGTTAGAGCAATTCTACCATGGGTACACTTGTCACAGAAAATATCCCCGCAGTTCCTGCAGTGGTgctgaaaagaaaaaggacagaGCGCATTAAACTTAAATGTCAAATAAGGCAAGCTGAAAATCTTTTCCAAACATGGGGACTGACGTACCTTCCGCACAAAAGCCCCAAAATCTGTTGCACAAGCAGTGCATTTTGAAACAGCTTCATCAGGCACCTAACCAGAAAAAGGATATAGAATAAGcatattatgaaattttcacatgTGATTTTTGTTACTTGACATGCAATATACAGGTGTaagaggggggggggggatCATCTGTGGAACTCTAATCTTTACCCAGTGATCTTTCTCCTCAGCACCAGGTTTTATAATGTTCATCCAATCAGCAAATCCTCTCTTCTTTTCTGCAGGTTGTTCAGCAGTCTTGGCAGATTCAGGAGGCCGACTTTTCCAACCCATCTCCTTGATCTGCAATCAAAATGTAGGAGAGTAAAGTCATCTAGACACAtgcaaaagtgcaagcatgtcTGATGTACCGATCAGaggacaaaaaataaaaaaagaatcaagTTATACATTTATGAGGATCAAGatagtaaagaaaaaaaaattttgaacatatgAATGCACATATGCATACAGCCTACAGGCACCACAGCAGAATAACAATCTTCCATATATTTAACAAGACTTAAAGGCtcattatttaagaattttttagtGATGCAAATGAATCACATATCTTAACATTGCACTCTCTTCTGATAGGCACTTTAAAATCCTAATGGTAGtatcaaaagaaacaaaattattcTAGCAGGTTATATTTTCTTAAGCTATAACAAACACTGCACAACTGTACTTCACTTTGTTCCTACTCATTCCTGAACACAAATTAGCTAATTTTCTGCACCCATGTGTACATGTATTTCtgcaaataaaagaattaataacCAAGTCTGCATTCAGTCTTTTGAGTAGGTTTTCATCCATTTGCAACGATGCTGAATCCATCAGAATATGCTTACTGCCAATAAGCACCACAGCAGAATGACAATCTTCCATATCTTTAACATGACTTAAAGgctcattatttaaaaattttgagtgaTACAAATGAATTACATATCTTGCCATTGGATTCTCTTCTGATGGGCACTTCAAATTCCTAATGGCAGTATCAAGAAATACAAATTTACTCTAGCAGGTTATATTTTCTTAAGCTACAACAAACAATGCACAATTGTACTTCAATTTGTTCCTCCTGATTCCTGAAAACAAATTAGCTGGTTTTCTGCATGTATGTGTACGTGTATTTctgtaaataaatgaactaatgAAATCTGCATTCAGGTCTTAGTCCATGTGCAACAATGCTGAATCCGTCAGAATACGACTCTATATGACAATGCTGAATAATGCTAAGAATCATAAAAACAACTCCATGATATAAAGCAACGACTACTTCTAACTGAAGAGTTGAAATACCTTAGATTAGGATCAAGAATATACCAAGTACTAGCTAAAACAGAAAAAAAGTAGACAAAGATGATAGCATTAAGTCATACAAATTAAACAGTTAATTCTCacaagaaaataagaaaattataactCTCTGAGACCCACCTGTACAGTTGCAGCAGTTACAATATCCAGAAGGGTATTGGTAGTGTAACTGTTTGATTGCAACCTGATCCGTCTTGGTTCAATGTCAACAGAGCTTTTGGACCAGAATGCAAAGGTAGATGAGTCCAACACCTACgttacaagaaaaaaatactttttattacaATGACCACGtcattaaaagaaagaaaaccaaaGAGAAAAACACCGGGATGAGAGGAGGAGGGAGGGAGGGAGGAGAAAGAAGATAAAAATACTAGGCAACTCACTTCACATCTTGTGATGTTCTCAAGAGGATATATTCTCAATATTCGACTGCTGCTAGGCTCAAGCATACGAATACCATCTAAACCAATCTGTCACCAAATAAAATAAGCTATATCACGAGTTCAAAGTACTGGATAAACAAATAAGGGGCTAGCAGACACAATTATCCATCAGTGATAGAAAGATGAACTATAATGATGATAAATCATACAGAACTAAAGGACTTATCGGACAAAAATTTGAAGAACCTTCAAAGCATTTTAACCATCCAGTTTACGTTTACACATAATTCAACAATACAACCAATATAGTTTAAATCAAATACAAGAAACTTCATCTCTCCAGCCAAATGTGAATCAAGTCCGACGACATTTAACTAAAAGTTACCTGGCAAAGTACGTCCATGGGGCCATGTGCTCCACTTTCAGACAACAACTTAACACGAAATTTCTGGACACCGCTTTTTACATCTTGCTGGGTGTCATCCTTCGGCACCGCCCTCAAAATCTTACCGGCGGCTGAACCTGACCCACCAGACGAGTCCTTCCCAGAAGGGATATTAATAGATCGCCCATAATCATCGAATTGAACCCAAGTCGACGATTTTGAGGCTGTACCACGTGCCCCATAAGGCTCCGCCTTTCCTCCTTCATAAGCATAAACCCCGTCACCATACCCACCATCATCACCGTATCGTGAATAGCTATCCGATCGCTTTCCATAGAGATCGGATCCTAAATCGGATCTGTTGAGATTATATCCTCCGTATTTATCGTCGAAATAACTGCCACCGCCGTGATCGAATTTCATGGAAT
This sequence is a window from Gossypium raimondii isolate GPD5lz chromosome 5, ASM2569854v1, whole genome shotgun sequence. Protein-coding genes within it:
- the LOC105768992 gene encoding protein FREE1, which gives rise to MQQGDYSSYYQYPYLSNPNPNPNPNPNPNPNPVPSEFHQPPYASAPPFSSGYASSDYSVYPPNYPPYSQNLDAAPPTASAYTPPPSATTTPPAPVIAPQSSFNQQPIAPPSATTAPSFPPYDSHVPYQPPASQPPYFQQYDQHQTASSYGPAPPNPNPNSTPNPSYYSNPYGQVGSSVSAVHPAYENAYDNSMKFDHGGGSYFDDKYGGYNLNRSDLGSDLYGKRSDSYSRYGDDGGYGDGVYAYEGGKAEPYGARGTASKSSTWVQFDDYGRSINIPSGKDSSGGSGSAAGKILRAVPKDDTQQDVKSGVQKFRVKLLSESGAHGPMDVLCQIGLDGIRMLEPSSSRILRIYPLENITRCEVLDSSTFAFWSKSSVDIEPRRIRLQSNSYTTNTLLDIVTAATVQIKEMGWKSRPPESAKTAEQPAEKKRGFADWMNIIKPGAEEKDHWVPDEAVSKCTACATDFGAFVRKHHCRNCGDIFCDKCTHGRIALTADENAPQVRVCDRCMAEVTQRLNNAKEISSKPTVLQSHEDLAKKLQEEMGRSRRASSGSMSDGSGRRMKEVACPTCTVHLQVQVPSSGSETIECGVCQHPFLVSAH